Below is a genomic region from Ghiorsea bivora.
AAGTGAAGGGAATGATTTAACGCTTCAAATGATGGCACTTCCCATTGGTTAAGCTTCTGCTTGAGTGTGCCAAAGAAACGTTCGGCCTTTCCATTTTGCCAGGGTGAAGCTATTTCGGTTTGTTGATGTTTGATGCCGAGGACCCACAAACCAAAGCGAAAGAGTTTCGATGTAAATATGACTTCATTATCAGTACGAATCATTTTGGGCTTACCATACCTCTTGATGGCAACGATAATACATTCAAGCAGGGTGATGGATGATTTGTCGATAAGCGGCTTTAGGCTAATGCAACTTCTACTTTGATGCTCAACTATACCAAGTAAATGATGCAGCTTTCCTGATGCATCGAACTTGCCCGTTAAATCTATACCCCAAATCAGATTATGTGGCACAGCTTTGGGTCGCTTATGTTTAAGCTTTCTTCGCAGCGTTTGAATTGCAAATTGATGATTGCGGATAACAGTGTTTACATAGCTTTTGCTCACTGTCATGCCTTTGTGTTCATGCAGACGATTAAATGTGTGAGCTATGGTTCTACATCCTGCTTGCGGCATCAATGCTTTGAGCCTGATAACTTTATGTTTTACCCATTTGGGTTTGGGCTGGTGATAATAATGTTGGTATTTCTTCACTTGCTTGAAGCTGCCGCAAACCCTTTCTTTATGTGAATAAGTAGCCACAAACCATAGGTATATAAAGTGTAAAGAATATATGACTATCATTTTATTACCCTTTTAGCGTCTCTCTAGTTACTTTCGCCGCTAGACTTAATAGTTATGATATGTATGCTTCGCCGCAATGGCAAACTTATTTGATGAAGTGATAATAGCGGACAAGCTAAAGAAATTGGCACGGGGCGATACGATGCCATGGACCGAAATGGCTGATTTACTCGATACAATTGAGAAATCAGGACACTGGACTAAATCATCAAACTCTTTTACCGATTGGTTACAAAAGAATGCAGAAATACTTGGCAATAAAGAAAGCACTTTATGGCGCTATTTGGTTGTTGGTCGCTATTACCATGACCTGCGCAGCCAGTTTGCTCGTGTTAAACTTGAATACCCACCCTTGCTTGAGCTGCCCAAGCATATAAGCCCTGAA
It encodes:
- a CDS encoding integrase core domain-containing protein encodes the protein MKKYQHYYHQPKPKWVKHKVIRLKALMPQAGCRTIAHTFNRLHEHKGMTVSKSYVNTVIRNHQFAIQTLRRKLKHKRPKAVPHNLIWGIDLTGKFDASGKLHHLLGIVEHQSRSCISLKPLIDKSSITLLECIIVAIKRYGKPKMIRTDNEVIFTSKLFRFGLWVLGIKHQQTEIASPWQNGKAERFFGTLKQKLNQWEVPSFEALNHSLHLFGFWYNHVRPHDYLDGATPAEVWTNKKANPYKAQYFEAWDGLLNGYYLPP